GCacctctcttctctttcagcaCCTgcctccccattcccacccccaacTATCCACCAATAACTACTGGCTGTTTGGTCGCTACACCTGGCCTAAATGAGATGTAAAGGTTTTTGTAAAAGATTGGAAGGGCCTAGTAGGTGCAGAGCTCTCTCTTACCATGCCGTCAGAGCAGCTGGAGGTGGGGCTGGTGGGCTCAGAGCAGCTCTGCCCCGGCAGGCTGTAGTAGTTTTCCACCTGTTCCCTCAGCAGCTCCTGCAGGCTCTCAATGTAGCGGATGGCATTCCTGAGGATCTCCACCTTGGGCAGCCTCTGGTTGGGGTTGGTCGTGGTGCACCGCTTGAGCGTCTCGAAAGCCTGGTTGACCTTCTTCAGGCGTCTCCGCTCACGCATGGTGGCCGCCTTCCTCCGATCCATGGTGGTGGACTTCCTCTTGCATGCTTTGCAGGCCCACATGAGGCAGTGGCCGGCCTGGTGGTGGCCCGTAGGTGCTCTCACGTGCTCGTCCTCGTCTGAGCCCTGCAGGTCTGCTTTGTGCGCCCCGAAAGCAGCCACTCGCGGCTCAAACTCGTCCCCGAACTCGCCCTCGGGGGACGGGATGCAGGAGCCATCGTAGAAGTACTCAGAAGGCGAGAACTGGCAGCCATCCATCATGTCCATCTTCTGCGGAGAGGCAGGGGGTGCACCTGGGCAGCAGCGAGATAGGGGAGAAACCGGAGCCTGGCGCCGCTGCGGGCAGGCGAGTCCCGGGCGGAGCTCCCTGGTCGGTTTCTCCGGTAATTAACAAGGGCAGACGCCTGACGGCCTGGGTCAGCCGCGCTGGGGTTGaggctctttatatattcttgggGAAGGGAGGCCGGCCCCAGTGGCCCCGCACTATTAGCATATCCCACCGCAACCCCCGCCGGGGCTGTCTGGGCAAACCTCCGCCTTTCCTCTAGAGACAACTTGCTGTTTACTGCCCCTTTTGACGCTAATGGTTTTACTGCATTTCTGCTGGGGCGGGGGTGATGGATGGCTCCCCAACCCACTTACTTGCACACTCTAGATTACCTAAACCAAGGGACACTTAAAGGGTGTCACAGACAAAAGGAACGAAGGAAATCCAACTTTGTACGATTGctgtcacattaaaaaaagataattagtaAATAGAACTCCCTACTTCAGCTGACACCAAAAGCGGACCTGCCTTCCCAGTCCGGGACATGATCACTTTATTTTCAGATGTTTCTCTTTTTCATGAACTTTAGTTGTGTCAGGCATTTTTTCAGCCAGTAGGCCAAATATCGGTTGCTAAAAGCTCGAAGTGGCACCTTCAATAATGGAGTGAAtctaggtttttgttttaatctgtttTGTTTCTCATCATATTGCCATTTTGTAGGCTCTGTGTTATAGGGGGTAAGCAGGGAGGGGAAGGTTCCTTTTCCCCAAAACAGCCCGCTCTGAGTTCTCTCTCTACGCTCATTCAAAAGGCGTGGGCACAGGAGGGCCAGGTGGCCAGGAACacacctcccttcctctctttcccgCTTATGCGCATGTTTGCCGAGCGCCTCCTCTGTTGCGCCAGACCTTTGATGGGCCCTGAGCCGGCGGGAGATACGCACTGACTGCGCCTCTTAAGATTTGTATTCTAAGAAACCCAGTTTTAGACGGCGAACTTCTTTCCAGGGGTGcgtctcccttctccctctcttgctGCTCCGCCCTGTCGTTTCTACAGACTAAACAGCCAAGCAGGGCTTTGGGGTCGCTAATTTTCTGCTTTCAGGCAAACTAACACCGTTACAGATGCGTCCCAGCTGCCAGCACAGCAATCCTTCTTGGCTCGTGTAAAATTTCCAACTCCTCCAATCCGAGAAACTTCACACACTTTGGCGACAAAAGCCTTCCAGAAAAGCAATCACAGCAGGGTCTTTGAAACTTTGGTGGCTAGAAGGCGAGAGGGGAGGGCTGCCATTTAAGTGACAATGAACCTATTAATCAGCTTTTGTCAATCCTCCTCCACCCTTACTTAACCCACTACCAAATCACTTTGGGGGGGTTGGTGGGGGACTTGCTGTTTATACATGGGAAAAGCTCTTACTTCAGGCCTAAACAAGTAAAGTATTCTGAGGTTTGGGGTCAGGCCTTGTAGCCTCATTCAAAGAGGAGAGAGAGTTCTCACCTTGATCTTGGGTCATACAGTCCAGTAACTGTTGTGACTCTGAACGTattgggggctgggggagctttcttttctattactttttcctaaaattattttccGAAAGCAACCCTGGCAGGCAGATCCCTGTCTGCAGGAGCCAGAGAAGTATTAACTTTTTCAGGTGAAATCTGTACTCCAAAGTGAAGGTCCCAGAAACCAGAGGTGGGAGAGTGTCAGTCACCAAGGTTTGCTACAGACATCCCCGCCGCAGTCCTCTCTTCCAAGTTCTGTCATCTCtaagacaaagacactaccaccaccaccatcaccatccacCCTCCAAAATCAGGCCCATTCATACCAACGGGCTGCTTAGTAGGCCTGTGGGAAATTCATCTGTACCTTATTTAGGACTATTAACAAGTGGCTGCCTTTGAAATGAATAGGTACCCAGGGCTACACCAGATAAAAGAATTAAGTTCCTAAAGGACTCATCCAGGTGGGTGGAAACATTCCAAACCATGCACATTGCTACCTCTGAAACACAGTAGTGGGTAGATACTCTCATCTGGGAATTCTCAGCCAAGTCCCACAGGTTCTGGTCAGCAGCAATAGTACCATTTTCTTTGCCTAGAGAGTCCAGAAGTTCACACACTGGTTGAAGCTAAAACTGAGTTGTGTGCAGATTTAAGATTTGGGCACAAATAAACTTTAAGTGGAAGATAGAAGTTATCTTGCCTTTCAGCTGATTTCTTTCCACCAGGCACCTAATGTGCTTTGTACCCAAACTGCTCAGCGTTGCCTGTGTGGAGCaaacaattattaagaattttctaTTTGCCAAGCACTCTTCCCAACCCTTTCCATGTATTCACTCGTTTATGACTTACAACAATTTTGTGGCAACTGTAAGTGGACCCATTATTAAAAGAAGGTAACCAAGCTCAAGGAGTAAGTCATTTGCCCCCGGTCACACAGAATTGGAAACTAGGCATCCCCGTGGAGAGTTTGTGCTCCTAGAGGTGAATTtcgtttgttttttcttgaatcaATTTGTTCTCACTGCGCGTCCTTAACGCTCCAGAGCAGAAACTCGCAAACGCCGGTCCCCAACAGCTCTCCCTCGGCTCCCGGGCTGGGAAGACGCTGTTACTCAGGAAGCTCTGTCAGGAACGGTGGTTCTCAGAGGTTAGGGCTGTCTTTGGTAAGGTGATCTCAAACAAATTTACCAGAGTGCCGCGGGTGAGTGGAACTAAAGAAGCCGAGAAAACACAAGCGCCCGGCGGCTTAATGGGACTTGCTAGGGGGGAAACAGGGTCCAGGGTTGAGGACCCTTGGGACCCAAGTGCTGAAAATAGGATCTCAGAGCACCAAAGttaaaaaaacgaaacaaaacttTTAGACCTCTGTCAGGGGCGAGAGGAGAAAGAGATCAAAAAATGGGAGGCAGGATACAAAGAAGGCAGGGAGCCAGCGCCTCAAAGATGGCTGGGCTCCCCTAATTCGGGAGAGATTCCCCTGCTCTTTTCCCAAGAAAGACCGTGGGTGGGGAAAATGCGAAACTGAGTGAACGAGacggaggaaaaaaaatttttttgagtggGAAAATTGAACAGAGAAGTATGAAAAcagttaaaattaacttttttaaaaaaaggtcgtTTACAGTACTCATCTGGGTGGCCTCTTCTTCTCAAAATCAGACTAGATTGGCTTTTGCTtttcatagaaaagaatgaaaatactgTTTTCCACTATTTCTCCAGAGAAGTGGATGTCTTCCATGCAGAGAAAACTCACGATTGTCTAATATGTAAACGGGTTGTTAGAAATGATATTCCAACACTGACTGTCTGCTAGGAAAGTATCACAGTAGTCAGATGATGGGAGGAAAACTCAGCCCAGCTGGGTGTTATAAATGAATGCCCACCAAGGTTCTGGTGAAGTATCAACAgatataatgtttttaaatttttgtgtcaTTTTACATTCTGAATAAACACATGcttaattttcttacagtttaGACTTGTAAGCAGGTATTAATTGCAAAGACCTTTAAGtaatcaagtttcttttttttttaaaagagaacgTATTTTAGTTTAACCATTATGGCAACAATCCTAGTGTTGATGGACAGACCACACCAGCAAAATGATGCTTAGAGCTTCCTTTTTTAGTAAAATTTGCCCACCCTAGGAATTCTGCACAATTGAAAATTCTCCATGCTTCTCTTAGCAGGAGAAATCAAATATACATAGAAGATAAGTTCATTTCAATTCGTTTCCGCCCCTACCTGAGACCCTTATCAACTCCTGGACCAAGGGAGTTGTTCTTGAAATGTTTGCTTATTATATCTGACGTAACAACGTGCTAAACAATTTCAAACCGCTATTAGCTCTGGGAACCAGGCACACCTAAGTAAACACATTAGTACCTGCCAAAGCTGCTGGAAGAATTTGTGGAGAAGACAGCTGAGGAAGACATTGGCCTCTGCCTGAATTCGAAGACTCCCAGGAGAGATCAAAGGCCTGAGTAAGGACTTTTAGCAGCCTTGAGAGTAGAGAAAGTAGCCAGTCCTTGCAGCGTTATCTTTGTTCCAGCACATGGCACAGGCATCCCGTCTCACAGGCTGACTCTGAACTAGGCTTGCAAAAAATTGCTTTTTCGGAGTGAAACCTCTAGGAAGGAGGGTCGTCTTTTGCAACACTTCTTCTGACTTTAAGGGAGTGACTGGAGGAGTCTGTTGGGGAAATGTCTTGATGGCTTAGCTCTTTGAGGAAATGCCATGTTATTGCTAATTTACTAATAATGCATTAGAGTAGGAGATGAGATATTCAAAgtttaaactaaaaattttttaaaaatactttttccagATAAGGTGTTGTAGGAGGAAGGTTTTGAGATGAATAAAAGGGATAAAATATTACTAAGAGAAAAGCACAGATGGGTAAATTGTAACTTTGAGTTAAGAAATGTCTTAATAGGGATAGAGGTCACTTTAGCAGCCCAGGACTTCTCTGCCAGTCTCAAGAGGACTTGGGAACATTGAATTTTAGCACCACACCTCCACCCTAAAAACATATGaaagagtctgaaaaaaaaaaaatgagtccgTTAGACATAAGTGGATTTCCACTACGTTCAGGCTTGAAACTCAATGATCCAGGTGTGATGATTAAAGTTAGTTTCAGAAAGCTGACATTTGACATTCTACAAATTGTTTCTATAGTAACATAAAAGAGAAAGTCGCTCGTTGTTTTATACTTGATAACTTCATGCCTGCCTCTGGAAAGAGGCTCAGTTTTAATCTCAAATTGCTTATCTTTACCAAGTTATTAACATCTTGATTTTTCTGCTTCCACAGCCCTGTTTGTTTTGGCTTTGGCCTTAGTCAAGCTTATCATcattaatatcaaataaaaacatttaaattgcaAACACACCAAGGATTTCATTGGAAAGCCTAACATGTCAGCTATAGCAGTGGAGGTCACCTGAAGTCTTTGGGAAATATTTGCTCTATTTAATGAAGAGACTTCTATAGGCAAACTTATTCTAAACAGTTTCTCAAGTTACCCCGCCAAGAGAGATAGAGAGGATTTGATTTGCAAAGACTGAATAAAAACTATCAGCAATTAAAGTCCGTGAATTGATAAAAGCTTTCTGCTGATGAGCAGACTATAACACAAatcttattataaatatatgcacaGTTACAAAGTAAATGAGTTCACCTGGTCACTTATGACATCTGATTTCAGTTGTGGCATGAGTctgattttccaaaatataggggtgtgcatgtacatatacatttttagGAAATCATTATCGATTCTCAGGAAGAAAATCATAGATACATAATAAGCATGATTAATGGATATACACGCCATTAAGCCATCTTCAGTCGCATGTGTTCTGATTAGATAGTTTGCAGTGCTTGACCACGTATCTTTTAATTAAATGACTCCTCTAATTTGGAGTTTACTAGCTAATCACTCTTGAGAAAAAGCTTTTAGAAAACAATTGTCAAATACAGCCAAGTTATTCTGCAGTCCTTAAATACTCATTTCTCAAGGGCTTCTCTTTCAGGATGCATAAGCAATTCAGAGAGCGAGCTTGAAGCCACTGATGTTGACTGgctccaaatcctggctctgtacTTAAAACTGCAAGAACTCCTCTCTGTTCCAAAGTATCCTTTTCTCATAAGAGATAACAAAAGGACCCCTTTACAGGTTTTCGTAGGGTTATATGAGTAAACAGGTAAAGTGTTAGTAATGGCTCATTCATTTTACTGCTGGTCTCATTGTTATTAATACTTTCTCAGCCAGAGCCTGCAAAAAAGCTAGAAAACTAAATCTCATGGAACTGTGGCTTTTGGTGGAAGAAAAGCCTCTTGATGGTCAATTTAGATTtactaatgaaaaataaaaacagctgacatttagtgtttatttttgtgtcctgTTTTGGTTAAGAACTTTATCTCAGTGAATCTTCAGAACCCCAGGAGTTAAGCCCTATTATTGTCATCcccattattttataaatgaggaaacggGAAAAAGAGAGGAGCAGTGATAGTTCCACGTTTACACCATAGCAGCAAAGATTCAATCCAGTTTATGGCGCACAGAGGTTCAGCAGTTTGCATCCACTAACACTCCCACCTACTTCTCTCACACTTTTGAGAGGGATTATATGTCAAGATCAGTTTCCTCTATGAAGCTTTCTGCATTTTAGGAGAAAGTAGAATTATCCATACACTCAGAAAATTGAGTAACTATTATCCCCAGGAAGAAGCTTTTTGAAATGCTAAAGGGGCAAGACACTGCTCCATGCCTGCGGGGGGCGCGGTCTGTGGCGGCATCTGGAACTCTGGCGGTGGGCAACAAGGTCCAGACTGGAGCGTTGGGAATGAAGTTTGGGCTGGGAAGTGCTGAATTAGATTTGATTTTCACATTTCTGAACTGAGGACTAGCTgtagagaaaaagagggaaggaagcagtTAAGGGCGGGCGGGGAGAGTGAAAGTACCATTTACGGAATGTAAGAGAGAAGTAGCAATTCCAAAGAAATAGCTTGCCTCTTTCCTCTGCTTCACTTCCCACTGTGATTCTTGGTGGTCGTTTCTTCCTGAGGTTACAGGATAAACAAACCTGGCACACGTTGTAAAATCCTCACGGTGAGGAGCTCCTGGGGCTTCAAGCCTCTCTGGGGCTTTGCTATTTGGTCCAGCTAAGAGGTTTCATGtgtgttgttgttgtcttttgcCCTCAGCCATTTAACCCTTACCTCTCTTGAAGCAACCTTCCTTCAAAGATGCCCACCCCACCTCATGAGACAGATCGTCCCCttcttttatctttctatttGGAAAACAAACCCAAGCCACAAGAGGTCTTGAGGCTATTCCAGTCTTCTAGCCACCAGTCTAGTTCAAGAAAACCCGGGAGGGACCAGAGACCTGGCTCAGAAGCCAGCGCAGCCCCTGGTGCACCATATGAATGCTTCCTCACGAAGGGCCGGGCCTGTAAATTCAAAGAGGGAAAGTAATTCGGCCTAAATTAGCTGAAGATTTTTTTAGGCAAATGAGCAGAATTTTTGTGTGGTCATTTCTTGTAACAATGAGATTTTCCTCGATTGAACATTCAGTTGTTAACTTTGAGAAAGTAAATCTCACCCAGATCTCCAGGTAAAGGACagttaaaacagaaagaaaagggatGCTGATAAAAGGGAAAAGGGCAGATTTCTTCCGGATGGTCTTCATTTCTAACCACAAGTGTGGGGTCTACATGAGATAGAAAAGTGAACAGTTTAATTCAGACACAGGAAAACAACCCATTTTCCTCCCTTTAAATCAGTCCATAAGTAAACGCCCAAATAAATGGGCTTGGgtgatttctaaattaaaatgtgGTTCACCTTTATTTATGTCTCAAACATAGTTTTTTCAGTTGAATCAAATTAGGAA
The Globicephala melas chromosome 10, mGloMel1.2, whole genome shotgun sequence genome window above contains:
- the MYF5 gene encoding myogenic factor 5 encodes the protein MDMMDGCQFSPSEYFYDGSCIPSPEGEFGDEFEPRVAAFGAHKADLQGSDEDEHVRAPTGHHQAGHCLMWACKACKRKSTTMDRRKAATMRERRRLKKVNQAFETLKRCTTTNPNQRLPKVEILRNAIRYIESLQELLREQVENYYSLPGQSCSEPTSPTSSCSDGMPECNSPVWSRKSSSFDSVYCPDVPNVYATDKSSLSSLDCLSSIVDRITNSEQPGLPLQDPASLSPVASTDSQPATQGASNSRLIYHVL